The Erythrobacter sp. JK5 genome includes a region encoding these proteins:
- a CDS encoding type IV conjugative transfer system protein TraE, which yields MRHEFAYEEAQRHLKQRNRFAALSAVLGLTSLLAVGAAATREESVILVPVTTERLTLGSGGTDAHYLELVTRDTALMLLNRAPESLDYWMEQVLKVADPSAHGSLKAELVKIVDEQRGSDISQAFVISRMEVDAQALTAVVTGTLKTFVGAQVIASQERSFEFSWNRRGLSLGLTGFRQLPTENEEENP from the coding sequence ATGAGACACGAATTCGCCTATGAGGAAGCGCAGCGTCACCTCAAACAGCGCAACCGCTTCGCCGCGCTGTCAGCCGTGCTGGGCCTTACCAGCCTGCTGGCGGTCGGCGCGGCGGCGACGCGCGAGGAAAGCGTCATTTTGGTGCCTGTCACGACCGAGCGCCTGACGCTCGGGAGCGGCGGTACCGATGCGCACTACCTCGAACTCGTAACCCGCGACACCGCGCTCATGCTGCTCAATCGCGCACCCGAGAGCCTCGACTACTGGATGGAACAGGTCCTCAAGGTGGCAGATCCGTCAGCGCACGGGAGCCTCAAGGCCGAGCTCGTCAAGATCGTCGACGAGCAGCGCGGTTCGGACATCAGCCAGGCCTTCGTCATCTCGCGGATGGAGGTCGACGCGCAGGCGCTCACCGCTGTCGTCACCGGCACGCTCAAGACCTTCGTCGGTGCGCAGGTGATCGCAAGCCAAGAGCGCAGCTTCGAATTCAGCTGGAACCGCCGCGGCCTCAGTCTCGGCCTTACCGGCTTCCGCCAGCTCCCAACCGAAAACGAGGAGGAGAACCCATGA
- a CDS encoding type-F conjugative transfer system secretin TraK: protein MTLLSRPFPAALTGVALAIATAAYASPAHADQFVEAADGAAIDCVLARGALTRIALIEDGFGNVSKMASGYPYNDFEVTHEPVRGDIYVSVPLQYASARVSFFATSSAGYVYKFTCRVEGEEASQLFVTNPALAKSQASEWEGQAPTRDEAAIRLIEAMASDGVLPGFRARTELSRPRRTDSLEVQQVAEYEGAELIGQAFTLRNLGPMPVDLAGEREAPAGALAFAYGRDSLQPGESTQAFLVFTKGGLE from the coding sequence ATGACACTCCTATCCCGCCCCTTCCCCGCCGCGCTGACCGGCGTTGCGCTGGCAATCGCCACGGCCGCCTACGCTTCACCGGCACATGCCGACCAGTTCGTCGAGGCCGCTGATGGCGCCGCGATCGACTGCGTGCTCGCACGCGGCGCGCTGACCCGTATCGCCCTCATCGAGGACGGTTTCGGCAATGTCTCGAAGATGGCGAGCGGCTATCCCTACAACGATTTCGAGGTGACCCACGAGCCGGTGCGCGGCGACATCTATGTCTCGGTGCCGCTGCAATATGCGAGCGCAAGGGTCAGCTTCTTCGCGACGAGCAGCGCGGGCTATGTCTACAAGTTCACCTGCCGCGTCGAAGGCGAGGAAGCGAGCCAGCTCTTCGTCACCAATCCCGCGCTCGCCAAATCCCAGGCGAGCGAGTGGGAAGGCCAAGCCCCGACCCGCGACGAGGCCGCGATCCGGCTGATCGAGGCGATGGCGAGCGACGGGGTTCTGCCGGGCTTCCGGGCCCGCACCGAACTCTCTCGACCACGCCGAACCGACAGTCTCGAAGTGCAGCAGGTCGCCGAATACGAAGGTGCCGAGCTGATCGGTCAGGCCTTTACTCTACGCAATCTCGGCCCGATGCCCGTCGACCTTGCCGGTGAACGCGAGGCGCCCGCCGGGGCGCTGGCCTTTGCCTATGGCCGAGACAGCCTCCAGCCCGGCGAGAGCACGCAGGCCTTCCTCGTCTTTACAAAGGGAGGGCTCGAATAA
- a CDS encoding TraB/VirB10 family protein: MADPDTRDTPAAAPKDETRGEARRNLNRTVAQKQKLLLAGIGGVALIAGSMFIFGGEDEASADGAGATTIETGALVNRNLSQREFVATYGNRLDAQGKAIKDLQESQLPKASIEQELEALRGENARMLSDGQAAIDAISAENAALRSELETVRANPPIAPAAAVDPQAPGFAPGPLEPPSEPKASLLSFSSEKPGAAKVKATENAPPLLLEASRDYLPPNSYAPATVIVGVDASTGVTSQSDPLPVVLRITGPARSVLQGNKLLTTDLTGCLVNGAARGDLSAEKVYVKLVRMTCAQPGGRFAVSEVKGFIAFAGKSGVRGNVVSREGSLVSQALLAGIVGGFGRGFSANANGIFAQPVGSDGKRDALSPTDILAGGLGQGAGEAADTVSKYLIERAEQYQPVVEMPTGIAVEIVFLDGVHVRSTPQ, from the coding sequence ATGGCCGATCCCGACACACGCGATACGCCCGCGGCAGCGCCCAAGGACGAGACGCGCGGCGAAGCCCGGCGCAATCTCAACCGCACGGTGGCGCAGAAGCAGAAGCTGCTGCTCGCCGGGATCGGCGGGGTGGCACTCATCGCCGGTTCGATGTTCATCTTCGGTGGTGAGGATGAAGCGAGCGCCGACGGCGCGGGCGCGACCACGATCGAGACCGGCGCGCTGGTCAATCGCAATCTCTCGCAGCGCGAATTCGTCGCCACTTACGGCAACCGCCTCGATGCGCAGGGCAAGGCGATCAAGGACCTGCAGGAGAGCCAGCTTCCCAAGGCTTCTATCGAGCAGGAGCTCGAAGCGCTGCGCGGCGAAAACGCGCGGATGCTGAGCGACGGCCAGGCGGCGATCGATGCGATCTCGGCGGAGAACGCCGCCTTGCGCTCAGAACTCGAAACCGTCCGCGCCAATCCCCCGATCGCGCCGGCGGCCGCAGTCGATCCGCAGGCTCCGGGCTTTGCTCCCGGACCGCTCGAGCCGCCGAGCGAACCCAAGGCAAGCCTGCTGAGCTTCTCATCCGAAAAGCCGGGCGCAGCCAAAGTCAAGGCAACCGAGAACGCGCCGCCGCTGCTGCTCGAGGCAAGCCGCGATTACCTGCCGCCCAACAGCTATGCACCTGCTACCGTGATCGTCGGGGTCGACGCCTCGACGGGCGTGACCAGCCAGAGCGATCCGCTGCCCGTTGTGCTGCGCATCACCGGCCCGGCGCGCTCGGTGCTGCAGGGCAACAAGCTCCTCACCACCGATCTCACCGGCTGCCTCGTGAACGGCGCGGCGCGCGGCGATCTCTCGGCCGAGAAGGTTTACGTGAAGCTCGTGCGCATGACCTGCGCGCAACCAGGTGGACGCTTCGCGGTCAGCGAGGTCAAGGGGTTCATCGCCTTCGCCGGCAAGTCGGGCGTGCGCGGCAATGTCGTCAGCCGCGAAGGCAGCCTCGTCAGCCAGGCGCTGCTCGCCGGAATCGTCGGCGGCTTCGGCCGCGGCTTCTCGGCCAATGCCAACGGCATCTTTGCGCAGCCTGTCGGCAGCGACGGCAAGCGCGACGCGCTCTCGCCGACCGACATCCTCGCAGGCGGCCTGGGCCAGGGCGCGGGCGAAGCCGCCGACACCGTCAGCAAATACCTCATCGAACGCGCAGAACAGTACCAACCCGTCGTCGAGATGCCGACCGGCATCGCAGTCGAGATCGTCTTTCTTGACGGCGTCCATGTCAGGAGCACACCCCAATGA
- a CDS encoding DsbC family protein, with protein sequence MNYSNQRPGLKARAAHISLAAASAAALLTSGVAIVTAMPAQAAITRDVVEALKLRLPRTPIDALDCTTFAPWCEVVSGETLFYIDEAARYLFVGRLYDMEERRDVTAARLLELNPDLLAAGAARHAGEDTGGRHDVAETRDRQVATHVDLKALPKEGAILWGNPKGLKLVVFSDFQCGYCKRLTGELEKAGVLVEERPISIFGASSRRLSEAVLCAADPVEALHAAYTGKHLEPRATCKKSAALDANEAFAQANGFAGTPVIVRARDGAVLHGYRDAKTLRAFANAKTGSKQ encoded by the coding sequence ATGAACTACTCGAACCAGCGGCCCGGCCTCAAGGCGCGCGCCGCGCACATATCGCTCGCCGCCGCCAGCGCAGCAGCCCTCCTTACAAGCGGCGTCGCGATCGTAACCGCCATGCCCGCGCAGGCCGCGATCACGCGAGATGTGGTTGAAGCGCTCAAGCTTCGTCTGCCCAGAACGCCGATCGACGCGCTCGATTGCACGACATTCGCGCCATGGTGCGAGGTCGTCTCGGGAGAGACGCTGTTCTACATCGACGAAGCGGCACGCTACCTCTTCGTCGGGCGGCTCTACGACATGGAGGAGCGGCGCGACGTGACTGCCGCGCGCCTGCTCGAACTCAACCCCGACCTGCTCGCCGCCGGCGCAGCCCGCCACGCCGGCGAGGACACTGGAGGGCGCCATGACGTTGCCGAAACCCGCGACAGGCAGGTCGCGACGCATGTCGATCTCAAAGCCCTTCCCAAGGAAGGCGCGATCCTGTGGGGCAATCCCAAGGGGCTGAAGCTGGTTGTCTTCTCGGATTTCCAGTGCGGCTACTGTAAGCGGCTCACCGGCGAACTCGAAAAGGCAGGCGTTCTTGTCGAGGAACGGCCGATCTCGATCTTCGGCGCGTCGAGCCGCCGCTTGTCCGAGGCGGTGCTGTGCGCCGCCGACCCGGTCGAGGCGCTCCATGCCGCATACACCGGCAAGCACCTCGAACCGCGCGCAACCTGCAAAAAGTCAGCTGCGCTCGATGCCAACGAAGCCTTTGCACAGGCCAACGGCTTTGCCGGAACCCCGGTAATCGTCCGGGCGCGCGACGGTGCGGTGCTGCACGGCTACCGTGATGCAAAGACACTGCGCGCCTTTGCCAATGCCAAGACCGGATCGAAGCAATGA
- a CDS encoding TrbI F-type domain-containing protein, which produces MDRLNLPLRQLGPKLLALAVLVAALLWGAWITQQVTAAPKQRIVTVRLAETIGTFVEEAARADADPAVVQAASLAYLKAAESAVADMGHDGRVVLVAEAVLAGAAEDATPELEQRIADQLAGEKQP; this is translated from the coding sequence ATGGATAGACTGAACCTCCCGCTGCGCCAGCTGGGCCCGAAACTCCTCGCTTTAGCGGTGCTCGTTGCCGCGCTCCTGTGGGGTGCGTGGATTACGCAGCAAGTCACTGCCGCGCCCAAGCAGCGGATCGTCACGGTCCGGCTTGCCGAGACCATCGGGACATTCGTCGAGGAGGCCGCGCGCGCCGATGCCGATCCGGCGGTCGTCCAGGCGGCTAGCCTTGCCTACCTCAAGGCCGCCGAAAGCGCCGTCGCCGACATGGGCCATGACGGCCGCGTGGTGCTGGTTGCCGAGGCCGTGCTCGCGGGCGCTGCCGAAGACGCAACCCCCGAACTCGAGCAGCGCATTGCGGACCAGCTCGCCGGGGAGAAGCAGCCATGA
- a CDS encoding S26 family signal peptidase — protein MSLTRSILRTLLLSGLVLLPLAWAPLDAFSKDHAFLINASPSLPNWAFWLDKHAPIKRGSLIFFEPPQSELVERHFGKGPQMFGKRVLGMPGDVVRHEGDAVFINGKQVASLLEVTRLGVPLARGPEGAIPEGCYYTGTSHPRGLDSRYGAIGFVCRGQILGSGRAIL, from the coding sequence ATGAGCCTGACCCGCTCGATCCTCCGTACGCTGCTGCTCTCGGGGCTGGTCCTGCTACCGCTCGCCTGGGCGCCGCTCGATGCCTTCAGCAAGGACCACGCGTTCCTCATCAATGCGAGCCCGAGCCTGCCCAACTGGGCGTTCTGGCTCGACAAGCACGCGCCGATCAAACGCGGCAGCCTGATCTTCTTCGAGCCGCCGCAAAGCGAGCTGGTCGAAAGGCATTTCGGAAAAGGACCGCAGATGTTCGGCAAGCGCGTGCTTGGCATGCCGGGCGATGTCGTGCGCCACGAGGGCGATGCGGTCTTCATCAACGGGAAGCAGGTCGCGAGCCTGCTCGAGGTCACCCGCCTTGGCGTGCCGCTCGCGCGCGGTCCCGAAGGCGCAATACCGGAAGGTTGCTACTACACCGGCACCAGCCATCCCCGCGGGCTCGACAGCCGCTATGGCGCAATCGGCTTCGTGTGCCGCGGACAAATCCTTGGCAGCGGGAGGGCGATCCTGTGA
- the traW gene encoding type-F conjugative transfer system protein TraW, with protein MRSLFPLGALLLAALPASLQARDYGQRGAVFPVIERDLLEQIHTRLAQMEKSGETARLNEELKRRTIARVNRPDPVAGVIRASASRSWAFDPTITLAADIRGAKGELIHAAGTRVNPLDSVKLRGDLLFLDGDDPAQVAWSLRQEVNAKLILVKGAPLELMKARQRRFYFDQGGKLTQKFGIKAVPARVRQNGRVLEVSEIALSRRKAQP; from the coding sequence ATGCGCTCCCTCTTTCCGCTTGGCGCGCTTCTCCTCGCTGCGCTCCCTGCCAGCCTGCAGGCACGAGACTACGGCCAGCGCGGCGCGGTCTTCCCCGTGATCGAGCGCGATCTCTTGGAACAGATCCATACGCGCCTCGCCCAGATGGAAAAGTCGGGCGAGACCGCGCGGCTCAACGAGGAACTCAAGCGTCGCACGATCGCCCGCGTCAACCGGCCTGATCCGGTTGCCGGCGTGATCCGCGCAAGCGCAAGCCGCAGCTGGGCGTTCGACCCGACGATCACGCTTGCTGCCGATATCCGCGGGGCCAAAGGCGAGCTCATCCATGCTGCCGGAACGAGGGTCAACCCGCTCGACAGCGTCAAGCTGCGCGGCGACCTCCTGTTTCTCGACGGCGACGATCCGGCGCAGGTCGCCTGGTCGCTGAGGCAAGAGGTCAATGCCAAGCTGATCCTCGTCAAGGGTGCGCCGCTCGAGCTGATGAAGGCCCGCCAGCGAAGGTTCTATTTCGACCAGGGCGGCAAGCTGACGCAAAAATTCGGCATCAAGGCCGTTCCCGCGCGGGTGCGCCAGAACGGGCGCGTCCTCGAAGTCAGCGAGATTGCGCTGTCGCGCCGGAAGGCACAGCCATGA